The following proteins are co-located in the Microcystis wesenbergii NRERC-220 genome:
- a CDS encoding type II toxin-antitoxin system Phd/YefM family antitoxin yields the protein MSQVWVIGARIIRRFSFGTGRKQLGGVMIPVNEAQQKLQDLIDSVTVSHEPIIIEGCDGNAVLLSEGHWKSVQETLYLLSIPGMRESIREGLATPVEECAEELEW from the coding sequence TTGAGTCAGGTTTGGGTAATTGGTGCTAGGATTATCAGAAGATTTTCTTTCGGCACTGGTAGAAAACAATTAGGAGGGGTTATGATCCCAGTTAATGAGGCTCAACAAAAGTTGCAGGATTTGATTGATTCGGTGACTGTGTCCCACGAACCCATTATTATTGAGGGATGCGATGGTAATGCAGTTTTGCTATCTGAAGGGCATTGGAAATCGGTACAAGAAACGTTATATCTCCTCTCAATTCCGGGGATGCGAGAATCAATTCGGGAGGGACTGGCAACGCCGGTTGAAGAATGTGCTGAGGAGCTAGAATGGTGA